A section of the Bacteroidetes Order II. bacterium genome encodes:
- a CDS encoding DUF4384 domain-containing protein: MYKIFIISCLLGLPWIGFAQEKPDWVQAYGEGACHPTEQYRGFGVGQVSIRMPHDRALQQARTQAQAHLAQSVRTQVTNREIEQVVERDAGFYTSFQSVTERTTEIELPGMSEKTWFDATQNTWYVLGCLSKTDLHSRYRLKTESLKAELRTQYNRSRTFLRSGKTEQALSAYFVGQTLLRRYQEAALITALAAPAGKQTRLDPLPSDQFRRLWPELAPKGLRVAGIDAAAAQLLSLLKEQTNRLNQPSVLRVQFLPLRTGKTQQISSFAAHFADVLRHKAVSLVQWRPIESEEMNDTLEVSARFFLSGNLVIEGKEVRLMAYLQQPDRKWVAAAEVLMPLSVILQAGFSVESPQTNLIEPDDKNTHQGIFLDAWTTKGKQAIALRAGEAIRVVANVNRPAFLRLVYHLADGQKLLLLDNHYVRMNQVNVPYEVPKDLIARAPFGAEYLQVMAATEPFLPAETAIVDGLTFIKAPVSSYLQPANRRLVPTAEVLIPVTTLAQ, from the coding sequence ATGTACAAAATATTCATTATAAGTTGCTTACTCGGTTTGCCATGGATAGGGTTTGCGCAAGAAAAGCCAGACTGGGTTCAGGCTTATGGCGAAGGGGCCTGTCATCCCACCGAGCAATACCGGGGGTTTGGCGTGGGGCAAGTGTCTATCCGGATGCCCCACGACCGTGCGTTACAACAAGCCCGGACACAAGCCCAAGCCCATTTGGCCCAGTCTGTTCGGACACAGGTGACCAATCGCGAAATTGAGCAAGTAGTGGAACGCGATGCTGGTTTTTATACCTCTTTTCAATCGGTTACAGAACGTACCACCGAAATTGAGTTACCCGGCATGTCAGAAAAAACGTGGTTCGATGCCACCCAAAATACATGGTATGTACTGGGCTGCCTCTCGAAAACAGACCTGCACAGCCGCTACCGACTTAAAACCGAGTCGCTCAAAGCGGAACTCCGCACCCAGTATAACCGTTCGCGTACTTTTTTGCGAAGTGGTAAAACGGAGCAGGCACTCTCTGCGTATTTTGTTGGGCAAACCTTGTTGCGACGGTATCAGGAAGCGGCACTCATTACGGCCTTAGCGGCACCTGCTGGCAAACAAACCCGATTAGACCCTCTGCCAAGCGATCAGTTTCGCCGATTATGGCCCGAATTAGCCCCCAAAGGTCTCCGGGTAGCAGGGATTGATGCCGCTGCAGCGCAACTACTGAGCCTTCTCAAAGAACAAACCAATAGATTGAACCAGCCCTCTGTATTACGTGTGCAGTTTTTGCCGCTCCGAACCGGAAAAACGCAACAAATTTCTTCCTTCGCCGCCCATTTTGCTGATGTTTTACGACACAAAGCGGTTTCTTTGGTGCAATGGCGCCCCATAGAATCGGAGGAGATGAACGACACGCTGGAAGTCTCTGCACGCTTTTTCTTGTCCGGAAACTTGGTCATTGAAGGTAAAGAAGTGCGGTTAATGGCCTATTTGCAACAACCCGATCGGAAATGGGTGGCCGCTGCCGAAGTACTTATGCCGCTTTCCGTAATTTTGCAAGCTGGATTTTCGGTAGAAAGCCCACAAACGAATCTGATCGAACCTGATGATAAGAACACCCATCAGGGGATTTTCTTAGACGCATGGACGACAAAGGGCAAACAAGCAATTGCGTTGCGGGCGGGTGAAGCCATTCGCGTTGTGGCGAATGTGAACCGACCCGCCTTTCTGCGCTTGGTGTATCACTTGGCGGACGGACAAAAACTCCTGTTGTTGGACAACCACTACGTCCGAATGAACCAAGTGAATGTACCCTATGAAGTGCCTAAAGACCTGATTGCACGCGCACCGTTTGGGGCAGAGTATCTTCAGGTAATGGCTGCAACAGAACCCTTTTTACCCGCCGAAACCGCCATCGTAGATGGGCTAACCTTTATCAAAGCCCCCGTGTCCTCGTACTTGCAGCCCGCAAACCGACGTCTCGTACCCACTGCGGAAGTGCTTATTCCAGTTACGACGCTGGCCCAATAA
- a CDS encoding DUF3224 domain-containing protein, which produces MMKQTAIGTFEVNMTPIEQEKEEDGRTLGLLRLEKTFYGDLEATGIGKMLTAISAVKGSAVYTAIEKVEGTLHGKKGTLVFHHRGIMERGAQSLFISVVPDSGTGDWTGIRGDFFLEIIEKVHHYRFEYEWL; this is translated from the coding sequence ATGATGAAACAAACCGCCATTGGAACCTTTGAGGTCAACATGACCCCCATTGAGCAAGAGAAAGAAGAAGACGGCAGGACCTTGGGCTTATTGCGCCTCGAAAAAACGTTTTATGGAGATTTGGAAGCGACAGGAATTGGGAAAATGCTAACCGCGATTTCCGCTGTTAAAGGCTCTGCGGTTTATACGGCTATCGAGAAGGTAGAAGGCACGCTTCACGGAAAAAAGGGCACCTTGGTTTTTCACCATCGGGGCATTATGGAGCGAGGCGCGCAAAGCCTGTTCATTTCAGTTGTCCCCGACTCCGGCACAGGGGATTGGACGGGTATTCGTGGTGATTTCTTCCTCGAAATCATCGAAAAAGTACACCACTACCGATTTGAATACGAATGGTTGTAA
- a CDS encoding class I SAM-dependent methyltransferase produces the protein MWDAAYQEEAYIFGTAPNDFLAAAYDYFPKGDLLSLGEGEGRNAVFLATHGHRVMAIDAAASGFLKGQRLAEENQVSVNWQHADLRDYFLGKERWDGILSIFCHLPPELRKKVHAGVVQALRPNGVFLLEAYAPEQLRYGTGGPKSIEMLPTLSELLHDFSGLNVLHAQTLERDVTEGIRHTGLAMVNQLVLRKNA, from the coding sequence ATGTGGGATGCCGCATACCAAGAGGAAGCATACATTTTTGGAACTGCGCCAAACGATTTTTTAGCCGCAGCGTATGACTACTTTCCAAAAGGCGACTTGCTCTCGCTTGGAGAGGGAGAGGGCCGGAATGCCGTTTTTCTGGCGACCCACGGCCACCGCGTAATGGCCATTGATGCCGCCGCCTCCGGATTCTTAAAAGGGCAGAGACTCGCCGAGGAAAATCAGGTTTCGGTGAATTGGCAACACGCCGACCTCAGGGACTACTTTCTGGGAAAGGAACGTTGGGATGGCATCCTCTCCATTTTTTGCCACTTACCTCCGGAACTTAGGAAAAAAGTTCACGCAGGCGTCGTCCAGGCCCTACGTCCCAATGGCGTCTTTTTATTGGAAGCTTATGCCCCAGAGCAACTTCGGTACGGAACAGGTGGCCCAAAATCCATCGAGATGTTGCCCACCCTTTCCGAGCTATTACACGACTTCTCTGGTCTGAACGTCCTACACGCCCAAACCCTTGAACGCGACGTAACTGAAGGGATTCGACATACCGGACTTGCCATGGTGAACCAACTCGTGCTGAGAAAAAACGCCTAA
- a CDS encoding arginine--tRNA ligase, which yields MKAYLANQIQAVLATIEGVPSYFEVQFQIPARADQGDLASNFAMQLAKKVGSNPRTFAERVLSAIEFDPDRIAAVEVAGPGFINFRFSKRYLWKGVVEILMQGAAYGRSTQGAGKKAMVEYVSANPTGPLTVGHGRNAVLGDTMANVLDWVGYDVTREYYFNDAGRQMRVLAQSVRARYLELIWPDCPMKKIGEGEAAIWVPEVFPEGGYQGAYITDIASALLTEKGDLLIENRDWHAEEVAEAELAPFKEKAVALIFKDIDQTMRRMGVKMDTFFNEHTLYTDGKVEATLAALRETGLVFDADGAVWFKTSTFGKDKETVLVKSSGEPTYRLPDIAYHVEKLNRGYDVCIDLFGADHIDTYPDVLNALRVLGYDAQKIQVVIYQFVTLMQGGEAVKMSTRKANFVTLDDLMDEVGEDVTRYFFLAVSPNTHINFDLDLAKAEAEKNPAFYLQYAHARIHQIVTKAAEVGLSLKVEGDLSALTHDREVTLIKVLLQFPDEIIGAAKSLQPQRLINYLREVAEAFHAFYHDCRIIGEAENVAQARYNLACAAQYVVRNGLGILGLSTPEKM from the coding sequence ATGAAAGCATATTTAGCCAACCAAATTCAAGCGGTACTCGCCACCATAGAAGGGGTTCCATCCTATTTTGAGGTGCAGTTTCAGATCCCTGCTCGGGCTGATCAGGGCGATTTGGCCTCCAATTTTGCCATGCAACTGGCCAAAAAGGTAGGAAGTAACCCACGTACTTTTGCGGAGCGGGTTTTGTCGGCGATTGAATTTGATCCGGACCGCATTGCGGCTGTAGAGGTTGCCGGGCCGGGGTTCATCAATTTTCGATTTTCAAAGCGCTATCTTTGGAAAGGTGTTGTCGAGATATTGATGCAAGGGGCTGCTTATGGCCGTTCCACACAAGGAGCCGGAAAAAAAGCAATGGTAGAGTATGTAAGTGCAAATCCTACGGGGCCGCTTACGGTGGGGCATGGTCGGAATGCAGTCTTGGGTGATACGATGGCCAATGTGCTCGATTGGGTGGGGTATGACGTAACGCGAGAATATTATTTTAATGATGCCGGACGCCAAATGCGCGTCTTGGCACAATCCGTTCGGGCACGATATTTGGAACTAATCTGGCCGGATTGTCCGATGAAAAAAATCGGAGAGGGTGAAGCAGCAATTTGGGTTCCCGAAGTTTTTCCAGAGGGTGGCTATCAAGGTGCTTATATCACAGATATTGCGTCCGCACTTCTAACCGAAAAAGGGGATCTCCTGATTGAAAATCGGGACTGGCACGCCGAGGAGGTTGCGGAAGCTGAACTTGCACCGTTTAAGGAAAAAGCCGTAGCCCTAATTTTTAAAGACATAGACCAGACCATGCGCCGTATGGGCGTCAAGATGGACACGTTCTTTAATGAACATACCCTTTATACCGATGGAAAAGTGGAGGCCACTTTGGCTGCCTTGCGTGAAACGGGCTTGGTGTTCGATGCCGATGGGGCGGTTTGGTTCAAAACAAGTACGTTTGGAAAAGACAAAGAGACCGTTCTCGTGAAGTCCTCTGGCGAGCCAACCTATCGCTTGCCAGATATTGCGTATCATGTAGAAAAGCTGAATCGGGGCTACGATGTGTGTATAGACCTGTTTGGCGCCGATCACATAGACACCTACCCCGATGTGCTGAACGCACTCAGGGTCTTGGGCTACGATGCACAGAAAATACAGGTGGTGATTTATCAGTTTGTGACTCTGATGCAAGGGGGCGAGGCCGTGAAAATGTCCACCCGAAAAGCGAATTTTGTAACCTTAGACGACCTGATGGATGAGGTGGGCGAGGATGTAACGCGCTATTTCTTCTTGGCGGTTTCACCCAATACCCACATCAATTTTGATCTGGATTTGGCGAAGGCCGAAGCCGAAAAAAACCCCGCGTTTTATTTGCAATATGCCCATGCAAGGATCCATCAGATTGTCACAAAGGCCGCAGAAGTAGGGTTATCGCTTAAAGTGGAAGGGGATCTTTCTGCACTCACACACGATCGAGAAGTAACGCTCATTAAGGTTTTGTTGCAATTTCCGGACGAAATCATAGGAGCGGCTAAGAGCCTACAACCCCAGCGCTTGATCAATTATTTACGGGAGGTGGCAGAGGCCTTTCATGCTTTTTACCACGATTGTCGGATCATTGGCGAGGCCGAAAACGTGGCTCAAGCCCGATACAATCTTGCTTGTGCTGCTCAGTATGTGGTTCGGAATGGCCTCGGTATTTTGGGCCTTTCTACCCCCGAAAAAATGTAG
- the pheA gene encoding prephenate dehydratase, with the protein MRVAYQGEPGAFSEYAALKLLGDNLIAVPKPSFEQVYDALESGEVDKAVVPIENSLFGSVHVNYDLLRKHPFRIVGELKLRVVHNLMVLPGVKPDQIRYVYSHWQALGQCQDFLRFMLPQAQCIDAYDTAGAAKVLAEHGYPHAHRSAAIASVRAAQYYGLEILATRIESDHQNYTRFLVLQPESAPIPHWDMAAPMKTSVVFAHKEDLAGALFKSLAVFALRDIDLLKIESRPLVGSPWVYVFYLDIQGQESDEAVQKALDHLSELTAYLNVLGSYPVGATIE; encoded by the coding sequence ATGCGGGTAGCCTATCAGGGAGAGCCAGGAGCATTTAGTGAATATGCCGCACTAAAACTATTGGGCGATAACCTCATCGCTGTCCCCAAGCCTTCTTTCGAGCAGGTGTATGACGCATTAGAAAGCGGCGAAGTGGATAAAGCGGTAGTGCCTATCGAGAACTCATTGTTCGGTAGTGTGCATGTCAATTACGACTTGTTGCGAAAACACCCTTTCCGGATTGTAGGCGAACTTAAACTGCGCGTGGTACATAATTTAATGGTCTTACCAGGCGTAAAACCAGACCAGATTCGGTATGTGTATTCGCATTGGCAGGCATTGGGGCAGTGTCAGGACTTCCTACGGTTCATGCTTCCTCAGGCGCAGTGCATTGATGCCTATGATACCGCAGGCGCTGCAAAAGTATTGGCCGAACACGGATATCCACATGCTCACCGTAGCGCGGCCATTGCTTCGGTCCGGGCTGCCCAATACTATGGACTCGAAATCCTTGCAACACGCATCGAAAGTGACCACCAGAACTATACCCGCTTCTTGGTACTTCAGCCAGAGTCCGCACCAATCCCGCACTGGGATATGGCAGCACCGATGAAGACCTCAGTGGTATTTGCGCACAAGGAAGACTTGGCTGGGGCATTGTTCAAAAGCCTTGCTGTTTTTGCCCTCCGAGACATAGACCTTTTGAAAATTGAAAGCCGCCCGCTTGTAGGAAGTCCTTGGGTTTACGTATTTTATTTGGATATCCAAGGCCAAGAATCCGATGAAGCGGTGCAAAAAGCATTAGACCATCTATCGGAGTTGACAGCCTACCTTAACGTTTTGGGGTCGTATCCGGTAGGTGCGACCATTGAATAA
- a CDS encoding ABC transporter permease, whose translation MSFAYVVREGLSGFARAKLAFFASISAMTVALALIGMLILIGFQARQLSEWLTKRVGQIDVFLQHVDEPTGRTVRDRIVNLPGIESAAYVSKREAIRVFRREFGEGAETFLSEGGDFLPASVKVQIQPERTNPESLSRMIKTLRGQPHVDDVVYNSRALTAVQQNLSTLTWVGVSLGLVILLAAVFLVANTIRLTIYARRLLIKTMKLVGATDSFIRKPFLVEGLVQGLLGGIVGAAFMGGMNALLVWFVPQLQNQPWPGGHPLVMVLALVGFGLVLGWLGSLFAIRKFVKSVTLN comes from the coding sequence ATGTCATTCGCCTACGTCGTGCGGGAAGGGCTTTCGGGCTTTGCTCGCGCTAAACTTGCTTTTTTTGCTTCTATCAGTGCCATGACCGTTGCATTGGCCCTAATTGGCATGTTGATTTTAATTGGATTCCAAGCAAGGCAGCTATCGGAATGGCTCACCAAGCGGGTTGGGCAAATAGATGTCTTTCTTCAACATGTAGATGAGCCAACCGGAAGAACCGTCCGAGACCGTATTGTGAATTTACCTGGCATAGAAAGTGCAGCCTATGTCTCAAAAAGAGAGGCCATTCGGGTGTTTCGACGTGAGTTCGGAGAAGGGGCGGAAACTTTTTTAAGCGAGGGTGGAGACTTTCTGCCGGCTTCGGTCAAGGTACAGATACAGCCAGAGCGAACCAATCCGGAAAGTCTGAGCCGAATGATTAAAACCTTGCGCGGTCAACCGCATGTGGATGATGTGGTCTATAATAGCCGTGCGCTTACGGCGGTGCAGCAAAACCTGAGTACCCTTACGTGGGTTGGGGTTTCGTTGGGCTTGGTAATCTTGCTGGCAGCCGTTTTTTTGGTAGCCAATACAATACGGCTAACCATTTATGCGCGTCGGCTGCTCATTAAAACCATGAAATTGGTAGGTGCTACGGATTCTTTTATCCGAAAGCCCTTTTTGGTGGAAGGTTTGGTACAAGGATTGCTGGGGGGTATAGTGGGCGCTGCTTTTATGGGCGGGATGAATGCCCTTTTGGTCTGGTTTGTTCCTCAGTTACAAAACCAACCTTGGCCCGGAGGCCATCCTTTGGTGATGGTGCTGGCTTTAGTGGGCTTCGGGCTGGTACTCGGCTGGCTTGGCTCCTTGTTTGCGATTAGAAAATTTGTAAAAAGTGTAACCCTGAATTAA
- a CDS encoding DUF5009 domain-containing protein, whose amino-acid sequence MSVAFKERLVALDALRGLTIAGMILVNNPGSWEFVYPPLEHAVWHGLTPTDLVFPFFLFIGGVSMWFSFGRYGQKPSWELIRKIFWRTVSIYVLYVIMHTWPLIKQNWDYSHFRILGVLPRIALCYFFGSLAVLYLDQKKIWGLSGAILIGYWLVMALGGTGNDVFGLQTNFQRQVDLWVLGENHMYKGEGLPFDPEGLLSTFPALVTLLIGYEVGRMIGKRESWGVLLSRFWAYGAVLAGVGLIWHWGFPINKKIWTSSYVLVTGGLGIWFLALLLWITEVKGWKKMAFPFVVYGTNAIFAFFISGIWVVTILKVKFDLYGKSVSGYEYLFETIFRPLAGDYNGSLLFALAHVLGFWLVLLWMYRKKLFVKL is encoded by the coding sequence ATGTCGGTAGCATTTAAAGAACGTCTGGTGGCATTGGATGCCTTGCGTGGCCTTACCATTGCCGGAATGATCTTGGTCAACAATCCCGGAAGTTGGGAATTTGTCTATCCACCTTTAGAACATGCTGTTTGGCATGGCCTGACTCCTACGGACTTGGTATTTCCGTTTTTTCTGTTCATTGGTGGGGTTTCCATGTGGTTTTCGTTTGGTCGGTATGGGCAAAAACCTTCTTGGGAGTTGATCCGAAAAATTTTCTGGCGTACCGTCAGTATTTATGTATTGTATGTGATCATGCACACATGGCCACTGATTAAGCAAAATTGGGATTATTCACATTTTCGCATATTGGGCGTTTTACCGAGGATTGCCTTGTGCTATTTCTTCGGGTCGCTTGCTGTGTTGTATCTGGATCAGAAAAAAATATGGGGGCTTTCGGGGGCGATCTTGATTGGTTACTGGCTGGTTATGGCTTTGGGAGGAACCGGAAACGATGTCTTTGGCCTACAAACCAACTTTCAGCGGCAAGTGGATCTGTGGGTCTTGGGTGAGAACCATATGTACAAAGGGGAGGGTTTGCCTTTCGATCCGGAGGGCCTCTTAAGCACATTTCCCGCTTTGGTGACGTTGCTGATTGGCTACGAAGTGGGGCGTATGATCGGTAAACGGGAATCGTGGGGGGTCTTACTGTCTCGTTTTTGGGCATATGGTGCGGTCTTGGCGGGGGTAGGGTTGATCTGGCATTGGGGCTTTCCGATCAATAAAAAAATCTGGACCAGTTCGTATGTGCTTGTGACGGGGGGACTGGGGATTTGGTTTTTGGCGCTTTTGCTCTGGATTACCGAGGTAAAAGGGTGGAAGAAAATGGCTTTTCCCTTCGTGGTGTATGGAACCAATGCCATTTTTGCGTTTTTTATCTCCGGTATTTGGGTGGTAACCATTCTAAAAGTGAAGTTTGATTTGTACGGCAAAAGTGTTAGTGGCTATGAATACCTATTCGAGACCATTTTCCGACCTTTAGCAGGTGACTACAATGGCTCATTGTTGTTTGCATTGGCACATGTGTTAGGGTTTTGGTTGGTCTTGCTCTGGATGTATCGCAAGAAGCTCTTTGTAAAGTTGTGA
- a CDS encoding DNA topoisomerase IV subunit A, with the protein MPIVDVISLQDTARQKYLNYALSVITSRALPDVRDGLKPVHRRILYAMYNNLRLLPEGRHRKSAQVVGEVIGKFHPHGDTAVYDAMVRMAQDFSMRYMLVDGQGNFGSIDGDSPAAMRYTEAKLRPMAVALIEEIRQQTVPFRPNYDGTLSEPIVLPAQVPNLLVNGTTGIAVGMATNIPPHNLAETLDAAILLAKKPELTVKDLMEVFWGPDFPTFGRILNTRDELIKVYESGEGAIELRGEYTTEKMEGNKQAIILTSVPFGHSKADLVEKIADIVRGGKLPQVVDVWDESTTEIRVVLELKKGADADAAMAYLFKHTPLQTRFHVNMTCLIPTENPEISTPKKVNLKEALRYFLDFRYDVVVKRLRHELEMLEKRIHILKGFAIIFDALDEAIRIIRSSRDKADAAKGLINRFGIDDIQADAVLETKLYRLAQLEIEDILQELAEKEARAAEIRAILGDEQALWKMVRGELRTIRKKFADERRSVIAGPDAKLAYTEEAYIIKEDVYVIVTRDGWVKRQRSYANLESIRTREGDQVGWALPGSTRDSVCFFTSLGKAYTIRIDELNQTTGYGDPIQKYFTFSDRERVIGVVSFDPRVMPEALHEKKSSTELFGEVEEEITGPFLVGLTAAAMAVRLTSEAFVEPSTKAGRTFMKVPPGDEALAVYVARGDENVCIASQQGRGLIFPLNQISVVKGAARGVIAMRLEPKDRLMGFALSGAQRQGLTVETNRGRQEIVRPTKFEVSKRANKGKSIIERGTLVKALYEPVEIRLNGTSE; encoded by the coding sequence ATGCCCATAGTAGATGTAATTTCATTGCAGGATACTGCCCGACAAAAGTACCTGAATTATGCCCTTTCTGTCATTACAAGTCGTGCCTTGCCCGATGTTCGGGATGGCCTAAAGCCCGTCCATCGTCGGATTTTGTATGCGATGTACAACAATTTGCGGTTGTTGCCAGAAGGGCGCCACCGGAAAAGCGCACAGGTGGTGGGGGAGGTTATTGGTAAGTTCCATCCACATGGCGATACGGCAGTATATGATGCAATGGTGCGGATGGCCCAAGACTTCTCGATGCGCTATATGCTGGTGGATGGACAAGGGAACTTTGGTTCGATTGATGGCGATAGCCCGGCGGCGATGCGCTATACCGAAGCCAAGTTACGTCCGATGGCTGTTGCCTTGATCGAAGAAATTCGGCAGCAAACCGTTCCTTTTCGCCCCAATTACGACGGAACACTGTCTGAACCGATTGTGTTGCCCGCGCAAGTTCCCAATTTATTGGTGAATGGAACCACCGGCATTGCGGTTGGAATGGCCACCAATATTCCGCCGCACAACCTTGCTGAAACCTTAGACGCTGCGATCTTATTGGCCAAAAAACCGGAATTAACGGTTAAAGATCTTATGGAAGTGTTTTGGGGACCGGATTTTCCGACTTTTGGGCGGATTCTTAATACGCGAGATGAACTGATCAAGGTCTATGAGTCTGGCGAAGGGGCCATCGAACTTCGTGGTGAATACACGACCGAAAAAATGGAAGGGAACAAGCAGGCGATTATCCTAACCTCTGTTCCGTTTGGCCACTCTAAGGCCGATCTTGTGGAGAAAATTGCGGATATTGTGCGTGGCGGAAAACTACCTCAAGTTGTAGATGTTTGGGATGAATCCACGACTGAAATTCGGGTGGTGCTGGAACTCAAAAAAGGGGCCGATGCGGATGCCGCGATGGCGTATCTCTTTAAACACACCCCCCTCCAAACGCGCTTCCATGTCAATATGACGTGCTTGATTCCGACAGAAAACCCTGAAATTTCAACCCCCAAAAAGGTAAACCTGAAAGAAGCCCTTCGGTATTTCCTCGATTTTCGGTACGATGTGGTGGTGAAAAGACTCCGGCACGAGTTAGAAATGTTGGAGAAGCGTATCCACATCCTGAAAGGCTTTGCCATTATTTTTGATGCCTTAGACGAGGCCATACGCATCATCCGTTCCTCCCGCGATAAAGCAGATGCCGCCAAAGGACTGATCAATCGCTTCGGCATTGATGACATCCAGGCCGATGCCGTGTTGGAAACCAAGCTATATCGGCTTGCCCAGTTGGAAATTGAGGACATCCTACAGGAGTTGGCCGAGAAAGAAGCCCGTGCTGCCGAGATCCGGGCTATTTTGGGTGATGAACAAGCCCTCTGGAAAATGGTGCGGGGCGAATTGCGCACCATCCGAAAAAAATTTGCCGATGAGCGCCGATCGGTAATAGCAGGCCCCGACGCAAAATTGGCCTATACCGAAGAAGCGTATATCATAAAGGAAGATGTGTATGTGATCGTGACCCGCGACGGTTGGGTAAAACGGCAACGCTCATATGCGAATTTGGAATCCATCCGCACCCGCGAGGGCGATCAAGTGGGCTGGGCATTACCCGGCTCCACCCGCGACTCGGTTTGCTTTTTCACGAGTTTGGGCAAAGCCTACACCATCCGCATAGACGAACTGAATCAAACCACAGGATATGGCGATCCGATTCAAAAATACTTCACTTTTTCTGATAGAGAACGGGTGATTGGCGTGGTGTCCTTTGATCCACGGGTCATGCCAGAGGCCCTTCACGAGAAAAAATCCTCTACCGAGCTGTTTGGCGAAGTAGAAGAGGAAATCACAGGGCCTTTTTTGGTAGGACTCACTGCTGCGGCCATGGCTGTCCGACTGACGAGTGAAGCCTTTGTAGAACCTTCTACAAAAGCAGGACGCACGTTCATGAAAGTCCCGCCCGGCGATGAAGCCTTGGCGGTATATGTGGCGCGTGGTGATGAAAATGTGTGTATAGCTTCGCAACAAGGGCGTGGTCTGATCTTTCCACTTAATCAGATTTCGGTGGTGAAGGGGGCAGCACGCGGCGTAATTGCGATGCGGTTGGAGCCAAAAGACCGCTTAATGGGCTTTGCGCTCTCTGGCGCGCAACGACAAGGACTGACCGTGGAGACCAATCGGGGGCGGCAAGAAATTGTACGTCCCACCAAGTTCGAGGTGTCCAAAAGAGCGAATAAAGGCAAGAGCATCATTGAACGCGGAACCTTGGTAAAGGCCCTTTATGAACCCGTAGAAATACGGTTAAATGGTACGAGTGAATAA